From a region of the Abditibacteriaceae bacterium genome:
- the ftsA gene encoding cell division protein FtsA: MARDEVVVGLDIGTTKVCTVVGHGDEQGRITIAGVGLAPSRGLKKGVVVDVDDTVSAIRDSVERARHMAGIDIKSVVAGVTGVHIQSSNRRGTVTIAGPSGVVTEDDVERVMHAAAMDVPRDREIIHSLPRDFAVDGHSGVRRPVGMCGQRLEVESHIVTGSAGFLQNIVQCVERAGLVVDSLVLEPIATSEAVATADERELGVALIDIGGGTSDIAVFLDGSIAFSVAIPVGGNHVTRDISIGLRTPFEIAERLKVERGVASPQLIGHGEALEVVSAGSGERQRLPRAILGEIIEARMTELFQMSRQAIERAGVNNRLAGGVILTGGGSLLPGAAELAQQIFDLPVRLGKPIGLTGWSDKVDTPQFATGVGLLRFAMREPGTLGNPLATASNPDLSPALADPERRVWGVRAPSNGAVVMNLPIGATPVETPEPPLVDAALAVAPVEAEQPAETPREEHRTPFDRFRRHDTHDDHDGERSPSIFQKWLAKIRDVLGWDAA; the protein is encoded by the coding sequence TTGGCGCGCGATGAAGTTGTGGTCGGTCTGGATATTGGCACAACCAAGGTTTGCACCGTCGTCGGACACGGCGATGAGCAAGGCCGCATCACCATCGCCGGTGTTGGTTTGGCACCGTCGCGCGGCCTGAAAAAAGGCGTCGTCGTCGATGTGGACGACACCGTTTCCGCAATTCGCGACTCCGTCGAACGCGCACGCCACATGGCCGGTATCGACATCAAAAGTGTTGTTGCAGGCGTGACCGGCGTTCACATTCAAAGCTCCAACCGACGCGGAACCGTGACGATTGCCGGGCCAAGCGGCGTCGTTACCGAAGACGATGTTGAACGTGTGATGCACGCCGCCGCGATGGACGTGCCGCGCGACCGCGAAATTATTCATTCCCTGCCGCGCGACTTTGCCGTCGATGGACATTCGGGCGTTCGCCGTCCTGTTGGAATGTGCGGCCAACGCCTCGAAGTCGAAAGCCATATCGTGACTGGCAGCGCTGGTTTTCTGCAAAACATCGTTCAATGCGTCGAGCGAGCCGGTCTTGTTGTTGATTCGCTTGTCCTCGAACCAATTGCGACAAGTGAAGCCGTTGCTACCGCCGACGAACGCGAATTGGGTGTTGCGCTCATTGACATCGGCGGCGGCACTTCCGACATCGCGGTTTTCCTCGACGGCAGCATCGCGTTTTCGGTCGCGATTCCTGTCGGTGGCAACCACGTCACGCGCGATATTTCCATTGGCTTGCGTACGCCCTTTGAAATCGCCGAACGCCTTAAAGTCGAGCGAGGCGTCGCTTCGCCGCAGCTTATCGGTCATGGCGAAGCGCTCGAAGTCGTTTCCGCCGGTTCGGGCGAGCGCCAGCGATTGCCGCGCGCCATTCTGGGCGAAATCATCGAGGCGCGCATGACCGAGTTGTTCCAGATGTCGCGTCAGGCCATCGAGCGCGCGGGCGTCAACAATCGCCTCGCGGGCGGCGTGATTCTTACTGGCGGCGGTTCGCTTCTGCCCGGAGCCGCCGAACTCGCGCAGCAAATTTTCGATTTGCCGGTGCGTCTTGGCAAGCCCATCGGTCTCACCGGCTGGAGCGATAAAGTTGACACCCCGCAATTTGCAACCGGCGTCGGCCTTCTGCGGTTTGCGATGCGCGAACCCGGAACGCTTGGCAACCCTCTGGCGACGGCTTCAAACCCCGACCTGTCTCCTGCCCTTGCCGATCCTGAACGCCGCGTGTGGGGCGTGCGAGCGCCCTCTAACGGCGCAGTTGTCATGAACCTGCCGATTGGCGCGACGCCGGTTGAAACGCCAGAGCCGCCGCTTGTCGATGCAGCGCTCGCAGTTGCTCCTGTTGAAGCCGAGCAACCTGCCGAAACGCCTCGCGAAGAACATCGCACGCCATTCGACCGCTTCCGCCGTCATGACACACACGATGATCATGACGGAGAACGCTCACCGTCGATTTTCCAGAAATGGCTGGCTAAAATCCGCGATGTCCTTGGTTGGGACGCCGCCTAA
- a CDS encoding small basic family protein, translated as MIFLPLLALAAGFAAIYFSGTSFEADEAFARYTAIAVLAGLDTVLGGLRARLTNQFDDVIFVSGFFANALLAGGLVVLGERLGLETGFGDERISVMLIAAAVVFGSRIFNNLAALRRILIDSWRDRKAASHEAKDVANEVREAAI; from the coding sequence ATGATTTTCCTGCCCCTTTTGGCGCTTGCCGCAGGCTTTGCAGCCATCTATTTTTCCGGCACCTCGTTTGAAGCCGACGAAGCGTTCGCGCGGTATACTGCCATCGCTGTTTTAGCCGGATTGGACACGGTTTTGGGCGGCTTGCGGGCGCGTTTGACAAACCAGTTCGATGACGTCATTTTCGTTTCGGGCTTTTTTGCCAATGCGTTGCTCGCGGGTGGCCTCGTGGTTCTGGGCGAGCGCCTTGGGCTGGAAACCGGCTTTGGCGATGAGCGCATTTCGGTGATGCTCATTGCAGCGGCTGTCGTTTTCGGCTCGCGGATTTTCAATAATCTCGCGGCACTGCGCCGAATCCTCATCGATAGCTGGCGCGACCGCAAGGCCGCGTCGCACGAAGCGAAAGATGTGGCAAACGAAGTACGAGAAGCAGCAATTTAA
- a CDS encoding DUF881 domain-containing protein has product MSSTSYSPREVVSRDAAVSKRSSGTWLWSLTGVCFLFGAFLAMQMNAQNRVQSLREKNAAQPLVVQAAMQNLQGKLKKETASRTALQNKLNALQNKMAAATGSSLAERKQLAAQMRDLQMLAGLSKVSGPGIVITVSDNPDAAKAGEDTAFLPGIVHDYDLLQIVNELRNSKAEAIAINGVRVTGYTPIRCVGAPIYIDYQVVAAPFRIEAIGDASILKSSVSMPGGIVEKLSAILPVRVKSVDSLTLPAVETTPRIRHAKAN; this is encoded by the coding sequence ATGAGCAGCACTTCTTATTCTCCACGCGAAGTGGTTTCGCGTGATGCAGCAGTTTCAAAACGTTCCAGCGGCACCTGGTTGTGGTCGCTGACTGGCGTGTGTTTCTTGTTTGGTGCTTTTCTGGCAATGCAGATGAACGCGCAGAATCGCGTGCAATCACTGCGCGAGAAGAACGCGGCGCAGCCTCTGGTTGTCCAGGCGGCGATGCAGAATTTGCAGGGCAAGCTGAAAAAAGAAACGGCCTCACGCACGGCTTTGCAAAATAAGCTAAACGCACTGCAAAACAAAATGGCGGCGGCTACGGGTTCGTCGCTGGCCGAGCGTAAGCAACTCGCGGCGCAAATGCGCGATTTGCAAATGCTCGCCGGACTGAGCAAAGTGAGCGGGCCGGGAATTGTTATTACGGTTTCGGATAATCCCGATGCGGCCAAAGCGGGCGAAGACACAGCCTTTTTGCCCGGCATTGTCCACGACTACGACTTGCTGCAAATCGTCAACGAGCTGCGCAACTCCAAAGCGGAAGCAATTGCCATTAACGGCGTGCGCGTCACCGGCTATACGCCGATCCGTTGTGTCGGCGCGCCCATTTATATCGACTATCAGGTTGTGGCCGCGCCGTTCCGTATCGAAGCCATCGGTGATGCGAGCATCCTGAAGTCTTCAGTCTCCATGCCCGGCGGTATTGTCGAGAAGCTGTCGGCAATTTTGCCGGTGCGCGTTAAATCGGTTGATTCTTTGACGCTGCCTGCCGTTGAAACGACCCCCCGAATTCGTCACGCGAAAGCCAACTAA
- a CDS encoding FtsQ-type POTRA domain-containing protein: MRSRSDSDPKHSRRSARFEPPAAAPSDDIDDWLDRKPSRARGKTRRAIRHTATGTAGKSTPRRRKSSQSTVDSAPTSRAQHVQVAKTARYSNKTESVATPRVRRPLWLRLRRLCVVLCAVLLFEGAAALVSSHHFAVGEVAVEGAQESSDLELDAVCASLIGQNFLRADRAAAEAKAREIAPIASASVVRDWTAWPPRLIMRIRERQPFARVGGGKTWMVVDENGMPFRGARREDENLYAVTGPRLMPELGKPLESTAWKPVVQFAGILKQDAQRAGGWNLRRVYFDRHGFASLRLTGGQSDETLVQLGASDWSAKLQTARWALADFAARGRHAESINLISSSVTTWTPRVPVKAEEATEGTQPDASTSGDAIPNADAANAANLAPA; the protein is encoded by the coding sequence ATGCGCTCGCGCTCCGATTCCGATCCGAAACATTCTCGACGCTCTGCGCGTTTTGAGCCACCCGCCGCTGCGCCTTCGGACGACATCGACGATTGGCTCGACCGCAAGCCTTCGCGCGCGCGCGGCAAGACACGCCGCGCCATTCGTCACACAGCGACCGGCACAGCAGGCAAATCCACGCCACGCCGTCGGAAAAGCTCACAAAGTACGGTCGATTCCGCCCCTACCTCACGTGCTCAACACGTGCAGGTCGCAAAAACCGCGCGTTACTCAAACAAGACCGAGTCTGTGGCAACACCGCGCGTTCGCCGTCCGCTCTGGCTGCGATTGCGGCGTTTGTGCGTGGTGCTTTGTGCTGTTTTGCTGTTCGAAGGCGCAGCGGCTCTGGTTTCTTCGCATCATTTTGCGGTTGGGGAAGTCGCGGTCGAAGGCGCTCAGGAATCGTCTGATCTGGAACTCGATGCTGTCTGCGCTTCACTCATTGGACAGAACTTTCTACGCGCCGACCGCGCTGCTGCCGAAGCCAAAGCCCGTGAGATTGCACCCATTGCTTCGGCCAGCGTGGTACGCGACTGGACGGCGTGGCCGCCGCGCCTCATTATGCGCATTCGCGAGCGCCAGCCCTTTGCGCGTGTCGGTGGTGGAAAGACATGGATGGTCGTTGACGAAAACGGAATGCCGTTCCGCGGAGCACGCCGCGAAGACGAAAACCTTTACGCGGTAACTGGCCCGCGCCTGATGCCCGAATTGGGCAAGCCTCTCGAAAGCACTGCTTGGAAGCCCGTCGTGCAATTTGCCGGAATATTGAAGCAAGACGCCCAACGTGCAGGTGGCTGGAACCTGCGGCGCGTTTATTTCGACCGGCACGGTTTTGCGTCGCTGCGATTGACGGGTGGCCAAAGCGATGAAACTCTGGTGCAGCTGGGAGCGAGCGATTGGAGTGCAAAATTGCAAACTGCGCGCTGGGCACTCGCCGATTTTGCGGCTCGTGGTCGCCATGCGGAGTCGATTAATCTGATTTCATCGTCGGTCACGACATGGACGCCGCGCGTGCCCGTTAAAGCAGAAGAAGCGACTGAGGGAACACAACCGGATGCTTCGACGTCTGGCGATGCGATTCCAAACGCTGATGCAGCCAACGCGGCGAATCTGGCACCGGCGTAA
- a CDS encoding D-alanine--D-alanine ligase, with protein MINVALLCGGDSSEREISLKSARAMHGALDTQRFNVRLYDVSQVQSNSTVLALDESRLAADEVTALRDWWQTANGQHVAWPDLTSQLKAGDMAVVLSSLHGGWGEDGTVQTLLQIAEIPFAGSPARASMIAMDKRLCKALVRESGVLAPRGVVVSSPDAPMFDGACVVKPNGGGSSMGVSFLREFDEMQWRTAIESALSDGSDALVEELVEGVEVTAAVMGEGESAQALPIVEVVPQDATFYDYKAKYAAGGSEHICPARLDEATTQRIQRDALAVYRALGCRGVARADFLVKADGTPVFLEINTLPGMTQTSLVPDAARAAGISFSSLVENLVLGALQ; from the coding sequence ATGATTAATGTGGCTTTACTTTGCGGCGGCGACAGTTCCGAACGCGAGATTTCTCTTAAAAGCGCGCGCGCGATGCACGGCGCGCTCGACACGCAGCGTTTCAATGTGCGGCTTTATGATGTCTCGCAGGTACAGTCGAATTCGACCGTACTTGCATTGGACGAATCGCGATTGGCAGCCGATGAAGTCACTGCGTTGCGCGACTGGTGGCAAACAGCGAATGGACAACATGTCGCGTGGCCTGATTTAACCTCTCAACTCAAAGCCGGCGATATGGCGGTTGTGCTGTCTTCGCTGCATGGTGGCTGGGGCGAAGACGGAACGGTGCAAACGCTTTTGCAAATCGCGGAGATTCCGTTCGCCGGTTCGCCCGCGCGTGCTTCGATGATTGCAATGGACAAGCGGCTGTGTAAAGCGCTCGTGCGGGAAAGCGGCGTCCTTGCGCCGCGTGGCGTTGTCGTTTCTTCGCCCGATGCGCCGATGTTTGACGGCGCGTGCGTCGTGAAGCCAAACGGCGGCGGCTCGTCGATGGGCGTTTCGTTTTTGCGCGAATTCGATGAAATGCAATGGCGTACTGCAATTGAGAGCGCGCTTTCCGATGGCTCCGATGCCCTTGTCGAAGAATTAGTCGAAGGCGTCGAAGTGACAGCAGCAGTGATGGGCGAAGGCGAAAGCGCGCAAGCGTTGCCGATTGTCGAAGTCGTGCCGCAAGATGCCACGTTCTACGATTACAAAGCAAAATACGCGGCGGGCGGCTCGGAGCATATTTGTCCGGCGCGACTCGACGAAGCCACGACGCAGCGCATTCAGCGCGACGCGCTCGCGGTGTATCGTGCACTTGGCTGTCGCGGCGTGGCGCGCGCAGATTTTCTGGTTAAAGCCGATGGAACTCCGGTTTTTCTGGAAATTAATACGCTTCCCGGCATGACGCAAACCAGCCTCGTTCCTGATGCGGCGCGTGCGGCGGGAATATCTTTTTCGAGTTTGGTAGAAAATTTGGTCTTAGGCGCGTTACAATAG
- the murB gene encoding UDP-N-acetylmuramate dehydrogenase, which yields MTQHDIPFKTAEPLSKHCTMRVGGAAQIWLEPQNETELAEVLVWVKQNQHKLFVMGAGSNIVPSDNGWSGAILHLGSGFAWHRVEGDLLTAGAALLLPKLTHLALDANLGNMEWACGIPGTVGGSIWGNAGSRGFNGEGWETRDCAADLVSLVAFDRDGKRHELQRNDIQFSYRKSSLGELVVSEATFRLKPLSPGETAKHREAVRELLKIRRETQPASAASAGCAWKNPPESSAGKLVETLGLKGFSIGGAQVSEIHGNFVINKNGGSGDDVRAVLAEVEARVQSATGITLEREVRLLDD from the coding sequence ATGACGCAACACGACATTCCTTTTAAAACCGCCGAACCATTGTCGAAGCACTGCACAATGCGCGTTGGTGGCGCCGCGCAAATCTGGCTTGAACCACAGAACGAAACCGAACTCGCCGAAGTTCTTGTCTGGGTGAAGCAGAACCAGCACAAATTGTTCGTGATGGGCGCGGGTTCTAACATTGTGCCATCCGATAACGGCTGGAGCGGCGCGATTCTGCATCTCGGTTCGGGCTTCGCGTGGCATCGCGTCGAGGGCGATTTGCTGACTGCGGGCGCGGCGTTGCTCTTGCCAAAACTGACTCACCTCGCGCTCGATGCGAATCTGGGCAACATGGAATGGGCGTGCGGAATTCCGGGAACTGTGGGTGGCTCCATTTGGGGCAACGCCGGTTCACGCGGTTTCAACGGCGAAGGCTGGGAAACGCGCGACTGCGCCGCCGATCTGGTTTCACTTGTCGCCTTCGACCGCGACGGCAAACGCCACGAACTCCAACGCAACGATATTCAATTCTCCTATCGTAAAAGTAGCTTGGGCGAATTGGTCGTTTCAGAAGCGACGTTCCGGCTCAAGCCGCTTTCTCCTGGAGAAACCGCAAAACACCGCGAGGCTGTACGCGAACTTCTCAAAATTCGCCGCGAAACACAGCCGGCCAGCGCCGCTTCGGCAGGCTGCGCCTGGAAAAACCCACCGGAGAGCAGCGCGGGAAAATTGGTGGAAACGCTGGGTTTGAAAGGCTTTTCGATAGGCGGCGCTCAGGTGAGCGAAATTCACGGCAACTTCGTAATTAACAAGAACGGCGGAAGTGGCGACGATGTGCGCGCCGTGCTTGCCGAAGTGGAAGCGCGCGTCCAGAGCGCAACCGGAATAACGCTCGAACGCGAGGTACGATTGCTCGATGATTAA
- the murC gene encoding UDP-N-acetylmuramate--L-alanine ligase — MRWRDFDDLPALPDTFFQTPRRVFFIGIGGIGLSALAFALAARGHQVSGSDANDSALLQKLREKGIETVLGHDAANIEGVDAIIYGSAIPSHHVEREAARTKAVPEWHRAQLLAYFVNSAKQSIAVSGTHGKSSTSAMVAHALERIGLNPTALLGAEYPPFGANVRIGDPDLVVVEADESDGSFTLLHPSVAVITNVEAEHLENYSDSEAELWRAFGIFADNARDFVIINADDAELAAKLGEGATTFGITNSADVVASDVAVEEGATAFDVEWFGKSLGRSRLGAPGNHNISNALAALCAADAISEEWSEAALREKSAPDLRDVLEDFTGVRRRFERVGEADGILIYSDYGHHPTEVARTLETARDFLQRPIVAVFQPHRYSRTQQLGKEFGPSFEAASQVVITQLYSAFEEPIEGVSGRMVLDAVRATGKDAQWAETLEEARAIALKTAKPGDAIFCLGAGDIGALPQKMLNDLRDRASLVEES, encoded by the coding sequence ATGCGCTGGCGCGATTTCGACGATCTTCCTGCTCTCCCCGACACGTTTTTTCAAACGCCACGCCGCGTCTTTTTCATCGGCATCGGCGGCATCGGGCTTTCCGCTCTTGCATTTGCGCTTGCGGCGCGCGGCCATCAGGTTTCCGGCTCCGACGCCAACGACAGCGCGCTTTTGCAAAAGCTGCGTGAAAAGGGAATTGAAACCGTTTTGGGTCATGACGCCGCGAATATCGAGGGCGTTGACGCGATTATTTACGGTTCGGCGATTCCTTCTCATCACGTAGAACGCGAAGCCGCGCGCACCAAAGCGGTTCCCGAATGGCATCGCGCGCAGCTCTTGGCGTATTTCGTCAACAGTGCTAAGCAAAGCATCGCCGTTTCGGGGACGCATGGAAAAAGCAGCACATCGGCGATGGTTGCTCATGCGCTCGAACGCATTGGCCTCAACCCGACAGCTTTGTTGGGCGCAGAATATCCGCCGTTTGGCGCAAATGTTCGCATTGGGGATCCCGATTTAGTCGTCGTTGAAGCCGACGAAAGTGACGGTTCGTTTACGCTTTTGCACCCGAGCGTTGCCGTGATTACCAACGTCGAAGCCGAGCACCTCGAAAACTATTCCGATTCGGAAGCTGAACTGTGGCGCGCCTTCGGCATCTTCGCCGACAACGCGCGCGACTTCGTAATAATTAACGCCGACGACGCCGAACTTGCTGCAAAATTGGGCGAAGGAGCTACGACTTTCGGCATCACAAATAGCGCTGATGTCGTGGCGTCGGATGTCGCTGTGGAGGAAGGCGCGACCGCGTTCGATGTCGAATGGTTTGGCAAAAGTCTGGGCCGTTCACGTCTGGGCGCGCCGGGAAATCACAACATTTCCAATGCGCTCGCGGCCCTGTGCGCCGCCGATGCGATTTCCGAAGAATGGAGCGAAGCCGCGCTACGCGAGAAAAGTGCGCCCGACTTACGCGATGTGTTGGAAGATTTTACCGGCGTGCGCCGCCGTTTCGAACGCGTCGGAGAAGCCGATGGAATTCTGATTTATTCCGATTACGGCCATCACCCGACTGAAGTTGCGCGCACCTTAGAAACCGCGCGCGATTTCCTGCAACGCCCGATTGTCGCGGTTTTTCAGCCGCATCGCTACAGCCGCACGCAGCAATTGGGCAAAGAATTCGGGCCGTCGTTTGAAGCCGCGTCTCAGGTTGTCATCACGCAGTTGTATTCGGCCTTTGAAGAACCGATAGAGGGCGTTTCAGGCCGCATGGTTTTGGACGCGGTGCGCGCAACCGGCAAAGATGCGCAGTGGGCCGAAACGTTGGAAGAAGCGCGTGCGATTGCTTTGAAAACCGCAAAGCCGGGCGACGCGATTTTTTGCTTGGGTGCAGGTGACATCGGCGCGCTGCCACAGAAAATGCTCAATGACTTGCGCGACCGCGCGAGCTTGGTGGAAGAAAGCTAA
- the queC gene encoding 7-cyano-7-deazaguanine synthase QueC, translating to MALAIAVVSGGLDSVTLAYWLRSQNYEIDLLAFDYGQRHRRELDFARVCADELQARLDIVDISSLRPILGGSALTDDIAVPHGHYAAPSMAITIVPNRNAIFLTMAYGAAVARNAEAVAVGVHAGDHFIYPDCRAEFIDRFAAMQRAAIEGCGNPNLQLLAPFVDKSKSDIVRLGAELGVPFAHTWSCYEGGEKHCGQCGTCVERREAFALANVPDPTEYSIGFDRTL from the coding sequence ATGGCTCTGGCAATTGCCGTCGTGAGCGGCGGACTCGATTCAGTCACGCTGGCGTACTGGCTCCGCTCACAGAATTACGAAATCGATTTATTGGCTTTCGATTATGGCCAGCGCCACCGGCGCGAACTCGATTTCGCGCGTGTTTGCGCCGACGAGTTGCAGGCTCGCCTCGACATCGTTGACATTTCGTCGCTGCGCCCGATTCTCGGCGGCTCGGCACTCACCGACGACATTGCTGTTCCTCACGGCCATTATGCCGCACCGTCGATGGCGATCACCATTGTGCCCAACCGCAACGCGATTTTTCTGACAATGGCCTATGGCGCGGCAGTCGCGCGCAATGCGGAAGCGGTCGCGGTGGGCGTGCACGCCGGCGACCACTTCATTTATCCCGATTGCCGCGCCGAATTTATCGACCGCTTTGCCGCCATGCAGCGCGCCGCCATCGAAGGCTGCGGAAACCCGAATTTGCAATTGCTCGCGCCGTTTGTCGATAAAAGCAAATCCGATATTGTTCGGCTCGGCGCAGAATTGGGCGTTCCCTTCGCGCATACGTGGAGCTGCTACGAAGGTGGCGAAAAACATTGCGGTCAGTGCGGAACGTGCGTCGAACGGCGCGAAGCATTCGCTCTCGCAAACGTCCCAGACCCGACCGAATACAGCATCGGATTCGACCGTACTTTATGA
- the queE gene encoding 7-carboxy-7-deazaguanine synthase QueE — protein MKPILISEIFGPTIQGEGALVGRPTLFVRTGGCDFRCDWCDSLYAVLPEFRDTWRKMSAEEIVSELDALCENRPMLVTLSGGNPALQPLDELLRSGHQRGYTFAMETQGSTARDWFAELDYLVLSPKPPSSKMTTDWNRVRACRDAARSVPTTIKIVVFDEADYQFARAAKEELPDLPFYLQVGNANPMADSHDNSASTQGLEWLLARALRDGWKDVTILPQLHVLLWGNKRGV, from the coding sequence ATGAAGCCGATTCTCATCTCCGAAATCTTCGGCCCAACGATTCAAGGCGAAGGCGCTCTCGTCGGTCGTCCAACGCTGTTCGTCCGCACCGGCGGCTGCGATTTTCGCTGCGATTGGTGCGACTCGCTGTATGCCGTCTTGCCGGAGTTTCGTGACACATGGCGCAAAATGTCGGCGGAAGAAATAGTGTCGGAACTCGATGCTTTGTGTGAAAACCGCCCGATGCTAGTGACGCTTTCCGGTGGGAATCCGGCGTTGCAGCCGCTTGATGAATTGCTACGTTCAGGCCATCAACGCGGCTATACCTTCGCGATGGAAACGCAAGGCTCAACCGCGCGCGATTGGTTTGCCGAACTCGATTATCTTGTGCTTTCACCCAAGCCGCCATCCTCAAAAATGACTACCGATTGGAATCGTGTTCGTGCCTGTCGCGACGCCGCGCGTAGTGTTCCGACCACCATAAAAATTGTGGTGTTTGACGAAGCCGATTACCAATTCGCTCGCGCGGCGAAAGAAGAATTGCCCGACTTACCGTTCTACCTCCAGGTTGGCAATGCAAATCCTATGGCCGACTCGCATGATAACTCTGCTTCAACGCAAGGTTTGGAATGGTTGCTCGCGCGCGCTTTGCGAGATGGTTGGAAGGATGTCACGATTTTGCCGCAACTTCACGTTCTGCTGTGGGGCAACAAGCGCGGCGTGTAA
- the glf gene encoding UDP-galactopyranose mutase has product MFDYLIVGAGFSGSVLAERLANDAGKKVLLVDKRPHIAGNAYDHHDAAGILIHKYGPHIFHTNSADVFAYLSKFTPWRDYQHRVLASVDGQLVPMPINLDTINSLYGLSLSSDQLDDWFASRAETVAQVRTSEDVVVGKVGRELYQKFFQGYTRKQWGLDPSELDASVTARVPTRTNRDPRYFTDTLQAMPQHGYTRMFENMLDHPNIKVLLNCDYREIKDFVPYKEMIYTGPVDEFFDNRFGKLPYRSLEFKFETHETEWLQSVATVNYPNDYGFTRITEFKHLTGQTNSRTTTVKEFPRAEGDPYYPVPRPENAELYKKYQALAEEEKHVHFAGRLATYKYYNMDQVVAQALSLYKKIRGEK; this is encoded by the coding sequence ATGTTTGATTATCTAATTGTTGGTGCGGGTTTTTCAGGAAGTGTCTTGGCCGAGCGTTTGGCCAATGACGCAGGCAAGAAGGTGTTGCTGGTCGATAAGCGACCGCATATCGCAGGCAACGCCTACGATCATCACGATGCCGCTGGTATCTTGATTCACAAGTACGGCCCGCACATTTTTCACACCAATTCGGCGGATGTTTTCGCTTATCTGTCCAAGTTCACGCCGTGGCGTGATTATCAGCATCGCGTGCTGGCATCGGTCGATGGTCAGCTTGTGCCGATGCCGATCAACCTCGACACCATCAATTCGCTTTATGGTTTAAGCCTGTCTTCCGACCAGCTTGATGATTGGTTTGCTTCGCGTGCCGAAACCGTCGCCCAAGTTCGCACTTCGGAAGATGTAGTTGTTGGCAAAGTGGGTCGTGAGCTGTACCAGAAATTCTTTCAAGGCTACACGCGCAAGCAGTGGGGCCTTGACCCCAGCGAACTGGACGCAAGCGTAACGGCGCGCGTCCCAACGCGCACCAACCGCGACCCACGCTACTTCACCGACACCCTACAAGCGATGCCCCAGCATGGATATACGCGGATGTTCGAGAACATGCTCGACCATCCGAACATCAAGGTTCTACTGAATTGTGACTACCGCGAAATCAAAGACTTTGTGCCTTACAAAGAAATGATTTACACCGGCCCGGTCGATGAGTTCTTTGATAACCGTTTTGGCAAGCTGCCTTATCGTTCGCTCGAATTTAAGTTTGAAACGCATGAAACCGAGTGGCTCCAAAGCGTCGCAACCGTGAATTACCCGAATGATTACGGTTTTACACGCATCACCGAATTTAAGCACCTCACGGGGCAAACGAATTCGCGCACGACGACAGTCAAAGAGTTCCCACGCGCTGAAGGCGACCCGTATTATCCGGTGCCGCGTCCCGAGAATGCCGAGCTTTACAAGAAGTATCAGGCACTTGCGGAAGAAGAAAAACACGTCCACTTCGCGGGCCGCTTAGCGACCTACAAGTACTACAATATGGATCAGGTTGTAGCTCAAGCGTTGTCCTTGTACAAGAAGATTCGCGGCGAAAAGTAG